The proteins below come from a single Sorghum bicolor cultivar BTx623 chromosome 4, Sorghum_bicolor_NCBIv3, whole genome shotgun sequence genomic window:
- the LOC8076125 gene encoding myb family transcription factor APL isoform X1 — MFPSKKATSSAAAAAAAAVSSNDRQAMCVQQGDSGSGLVLTTDPKPRLRWTVELHERFVDAVTQLGGPDKATPKTIMRVMGVKGLTLYHLKSHLQVVRKFRLGKQPHKEFNEHSVKDAAAAMEMQRNAASSSGMMGRSMNDRSVHMNEAIRMQMEVQRRLHEQLEVQRHLQMRIEAQGKYMQSILEKAYQTIAAGDVAACPAAGYKSLLGNHHQAMLDVCSLKDMGPSMGFPSLQDLHMYGGGGHLDLQQQMERPMEAFFASCDIGSLAKKRPISPYADGKSPMMWCDDEDGKGIVDQLQMAPSMMDAAGIDVMDSIADVYGDAKPMMSGDSTGSKGGFDVKLERPSPRRPHMGGSPSVIGGGQQTRNLSYG; from the exons ATGTTCCCTTCCAAGAAGGCCACTAGTagcgccgctgccgctgccgctgccgccgtgAGCTCAAATGATAGGCAGGCGATGTGCGTGCAGCAGGGCGACTCGGGGTCGGGCCTCGTCCTCACCACCGACCCCAAGCCCCGCCTCCGCTGGACCGTCGAGCTCCATGAGCGCTTCGTCGACGCCGTCACGCAGCTCGGTGGCCCCGACA AGGCGACTCCAAAGACCATCATGAGGGTCATGGGAGTGAAGGGGCTTACCCTTTACCACCTCAAGAGCCATCTTCAGGTAGTTAGG AAATTCAGGTTAGGGAAGCAGCCGCACAAGGAGTTCAACGAGCACTCAGTTAAGGATG CTGCCGCAGCAATGGAGATGCAACGAAACGCTGCCTCTTCTTCAGGCATGATGGGAAGAAGCATGAACGA CCGCAGTGTGCACATGAATGAGGCTATCAGGATGCAAATGGAAGTCCAGAGAAGGCTACATGAGCAACTAGAG GTGCAAAGGCACCTCCAGATGAGGATCGAAGCCCAGGGGAAGTACATGCAGTCCATCCTGGAGAAAGCCTACCAGACCATCGCCGCCGGCGACGTCGCTGCGTGCCCGGCGGCAGGGTACAAATCCCTACTAGGTAACCACCACCAGGCGATGCTGGACGTCTGCTCCCTCAAGGACATGGGCCCGTCCATGGGCTTCCCTTCGCTGCAAGACCTGCACATGTACGGCGGAGGCGGCCACCTGGACCTGCAGCAGCAGATGGAGCGGCCGATGGAGGCCTTCTTCGCCAGCTGCGACATTGGGTCGCTGGCCAAGAAAAGGCCCATCAGCCCTTACGCCGACGGCAAGAGCCCGATGATGTGGTGCGACGACGAGGACGGCAAGGGCATCGTCGACCAGCTCCAGATGGCGCCGTCGATGATGGACGCCGCCGGCATCGACGTCATGGACTCCATCGCCGACGTGTATGGCGACGCCAAGCCCATGATGTCCGGCGACTCCACGGGGAGCAAGGGCGGCTTTGACGTCAAGCTCGAGAGGCCGTCACCGCGGCGGCCGCACATGGGCGGCAGCCCGTCGGTGATCGGCGGAGGCCAGCAGACAAGGAACCTGTCCTACGGGTAA
- the LOC8076125 gene encoding myb family transcription factor APL isoform X2, translated as MFPSKKATSSAAAAAAAAVSSNDRQAMCVQQGDSGSGLVLTTDPKPRLRWTVELHERFVDAVTQLGGPDKATPKTIMRVMGVKGLTLYHLKSHLQKFRLGKQPHKEFNEHSVKDAAAAMEMQRNAASSSGMMGRSMNDRSVHMNEAIRMQMEVQRRLHEQLEVQRHLQMRIEAQGKYMQSILEKAYQTIAAGDVAACPAAGYKSLLGNHHQAMLDVCSLKDMGPSMGFPSLQDLHMYGGGGHLDLQQQMERPMEAFFASCDIGSLAKKRPISPYADGKSPMMWCDDEDGKGIVDQLQMAPSMMDAAGIDVMDSIADVYGDAKPMMSGDSTGSKGGFDVKLERPSPRRPHMGGSPSVIGGGQQTRNLSYG; from the exons ATGTTCCCTTCCAAGAAGGCCACTAGTagcgccgctgccgctgccgctgccgccgtgAGCTCAAATGATAGGCAGGCGATGTGCGTGCAGCAGGGCGACTCGGGGTCGGGCCTCGTCCTCACCACCGACCCCAAGCCCCGCCTCCGCTGGACCGTCGAGCTCCATGAGCGCTTCGTCGACGCCGTCACGCAGCTCGGTGGCCCCGACA AGGCGACTCCAAAGACCATCATGAGGGTCATGGGAGTGAAGGGGCTTACCCTTTACCACCTCAAGAGCCATCTTCAG AAATTCAGGTTAGGGAAGCAGCCGCACAAGGAGTTCAACGAGCACTCAGTTAAGGATG CTGCCGCAGCAATGGAGATGCAACGAAACGCTGCCTCTTCTTCAGGCATGATGGGAAGAAGCATGAACGA CCGCAGTGTGCACATGAATGAGGCTATCAGGATGCAAATGGAAGTCCAGAGAAGGCTACATGAGCAACTAGAG GTGCAAAGGCACCTCCAGATGAGGATCGAAGCCCAGGGGAAGTACATGCAGTCCATCCTGGAGAAAGCCTACCAGACCATCGCCGCCGGCGACGTCGCTGCGTGCCCGGCGGCAGGGTACAAATCCCTACTAGGTAACCACCACCAGGCGATGCTGGACGTCTGCTCCCTCAAGGACATGGGCCCGTCCATGGGCTTCCCTTCGCTGCAAGACCTGCACATGTACGGCGGAGGCGGCCACCTGGACCTGCAGCAGCAGATGGAGCGGCCGATGGAGGCCTTCTTCGCCAGCTGCGACATTGGGTCGCTGGCCAAGAAAAGGCCCATCAGCCCTTACGCCGACGGCAAGAGCCCGATGATGTGGTGCGACGACGAGGACGGCAAGGGCATCGTCGACCAGCTCCAGATGGCGCCGTCGATGATGGACGCCGCCGGCATCGACGTCATGGACTCCATCGCCGACGTGTATGGCGACGCCAAGCCCATGATGTCCGGCGACTCCACGGGGAGCAAGGGCGGCTTTGACGTCAAGCTCGAGAGGCCGTCACCGCGGCGGCCGCACATGGGCGGCAGCCCGTCGGTGATCGGCGGAGGCCAGCAGACAAGGAACCTGTCCTACGGGTAA